The region CAACAATTGGAGCATTTTTATGCTTAGCAATGTTGTAAATATCCTGAGCTCTGTGTTGCTGGTTAAAGCTTTGCCGCTCTGTTATCCAACACTCTGTTGTTCCAGGGCAGAGATCCGACACCCATAATAAACGCCAAACTATTACCCATTCCTCCATCAAGCTTCCTGCTTCCCTTAATCTGATTGGCTCCTCCTGACTTAATTGTGCCAGGGAAACTAAGGAGCCCTTTCAACAAGAGACCTTAACTATCTTAACTCCTTCTTTTTTACCCAGACTGAACCATCCCATTGTAACCTGTAACTAGCAGTTATTTTCAGTGtcaattaatctgccagttaCTTTCTTGACTGGTCTAAACAATgtaagaaaatagtgaaaaatgcagaatatctGATCCGGTCCctctttttctgacatttaaaaccTGTATACTTCACATCAAAGAACGTATTGAGTCATTTTTATGTGAGTTAAAATTAGGCCAGGGATTTCACGTATTTCAAAATGACTTGTCAGCCTGCCATGATTGAATGAATGTAACTGAGAGcagaaacacttttattttatgacaGTGACAAACAAACTACATTTTCTTGGCCGATACCCATTCCACTCATTAAGGTATCAATGCCGATACCAATCTGGTGTTTTGAGGTTATGTTATCTCACATCTTACTGACTAATGTTGGCTTACTCAGTGCTAATATCACAGTGATGCAGTGCCAAAGCAGATTTGGTATTTAGGTTTGGGCAGTAACAAAATATTTTGGTTAACAGGCTGTAAAACTGTAGGACAGCTAACTGTCTGTGACTCATGAATATATTATagttaaaacagtttgaaacagACTCTCATGTTgaagtgtctgtttgttttctgtggttcaATCCCTGGTTATTTATCGTCGATGAACCAAAACACTCTTACTAGATTAGAGCTCAAACCAACCAGCGCAGCAGTGCTAGGAGaactgtgttgtctgtgtgtgctggtgtgaaAGTCAGCACAGCCAGTCACATGTTTAAGTGTTTAATGGGATTGGACATGAAGGCTTGAGTCTTTGTTCAACACAGCCTGTTTGTTTAGACTCATGACAGTTTTACTAATGGGGAAGGAtggaaatgttttctaaatgttaTTACTAGAACCCAAGGGCATTGGCTTTTTCTTGATTGCATAATTGTTTATGCTTCTTTTTATGCCTCCAATATTGATATTTGAGAGCATAAAAGATATGAACTTGACAGTTGGGTGCCATATACCAGCTTTCAATTTTTTCTGTAGGGTCAGACTTCCAAGTGTCTCTACGGGGCGCATCGGCTTAAAGGCAATGTTTTCCCAACATACTGTCTTGTGGAGGATTCTCCACTAAGCCTTCTTATTGGAGAGAATAGTTGTGTCTTTCCTCTGCAGAGCCCAGACTCTGACAGCTCCGCCCTCACTGTCAGCAAGATCTCTGCTGATCAATCTGACCTTGTGTCTAAAAGAAAGGGAACAAAGGCTTTCCCTGCACCCCATCCTCTTGATTTCTCACAGGGTGGGCGTTAACGCCCAGATCAGGTGGATAATAAATATCTAAGGAGTATTAGCATCTAGGATTAGAGAGGAGCTCCTGCCTCCCCCCCTAATTctccatgccacacacacacactcacacacctcctGATGTCAGGGACCATAAAACGATCCAGTGAGCAGGCCTTGGTGATGAGATGGGACAGCAGCCCAGCCCCCACCTCCGGCCATGCTAGCATTCCCCATCATCATCTCCACGGCAACCAGGGAGGATGATGGGGCATTCTGGGACAGCTGAGGCCGAGGAAGTGGCAGGGTAAAGAGAGGTGTGTTTGGAAAGTGGCTTGGGGAGGTTTGTGCGAGATTTGCTTTTGCTGAGGGAAACACAAATTAGACAGATCAACACGGAAGTGGAGGGGTGTATTTTCACACATGATCTGGAATTCTTGTGCACATATGGAAGCactacacagcagcagagagcgagATAGACACTGTGGGTAGACAGTGCCAAGCAAGAAGCCTTTTGTGAAAGACACAGCTGAGGTTTTCACAGTGTGCTGTAGTCCTAATCtgaacctgctgtgtgtgtgtttcccagtTATGGATCTcttattttatctgtttctcAGTCAGCATGGAATCTAATGGGGATCAAATTCAGAAAAGATGCTATGGGTTAACTCTGCTTTAATGCTGTCATGATGGTTATATATTGATGCAAGTTTTGTTGCATTGTTTatcctgttttcttgttttcctaGTTTTGgtcacttttattttcattttaaaatatacgGCAAATGTATACGAAATAACCATTATGGTTATTTGAATCAGAAAGTAGCTCAGCACAATCTAATCAATGGTCACAGTGGTCTGGCTGCCTATGAGGCTTTCTCTGTTgtcacattttgggaaatatgcttagcTGTCTCCctcttgtttccagtctttgtgctaagctaagctaagctaactgcctccTGAGTCCAGCTTAatatttaatggacagataggagagtggtatcgatcatcatctaactctcaaaatgttaaactactTTAAGtcacactgactgagagaaCATTTTCCTGTATCATTATGATTTATATGGAAAGTAAAATGTTAGAACTGATTGGTGTTATAGGCAGAATTATTAAAATAAGACCCTagttataaaattaaaaaaaaaaaaacaactcctgAACCctattttaatttcaatttctcacctgtttttttttttttttttgtcatgtatCATATGCAGAGTCATACCACTTTCTAATTCTATCGTACAACAGTCTATTTCCTCCTGTTCAAATCTACCCAGAGAGTGCTAGAAGCTAAATTTCGTGAGTGCTTGAGGCCTTAACTCTGGATTAACATGTCCACCTCATATAAAAATAGCTGCCCTATGTCTGTGTCCATGATCAGGAAAACACCGGGCTGGCTGGGACAGCACCATCCGCTTAAGTATCACCGCTAAGTCCCGTTAGCTCATTGGCTTTAAGCCTCTGGTCCACCTATCAGCCTTCAGGGTTGCTACCTGGCACGCTGTTTAGCCATTGACTTTGTCTCAGTACTCTCCTCTTGCACTGGTTTCTTCTCAGACAGTCTAATACTTTGACACGCCTTGCCCTGGGAGCTTCTCTGTTATGTAACACGGCAAAAGCATTGGTGGACATGTGTCTGTGCAAAAATAGTTTGAGTGTGGATGCAGGGCGTGGTTTGTGGCTTAACAACTacaacaggtaaaaaaaaaaaaaaaaaaagaaacctcacTGGCTAACCCAGATTGTCTAATCAAGTGGGCTTTGAATTAATAATGCGCATGTGTTTATCATACTTTTTCTTACCAGACAACATCCCTGCGGACCTGCGAGACCCCTTCTACACTGACCAGTATGAGCAGGAACACATCAAGCCCCTCATCATCCGCCTGCTGCTGTCTGGAGAGCTCTACTGCCGGGTGTGTGGGCTCATCCTGCATGCTGAGCAGGCTGCCTCCCTGCAAAGCCACCAGTCTGTCATCCAGGCCCTGTCCAGGAAAGGCATCTATGTCCTGGAGTCTGACAACACACCTGTTTCTGATCTGGACCTCAGCTCAGCTCCCATAAAGATGGTTGGTATCTTAACCTTTTTCTGCTTATATACCAACACTGACAAAGCTCATGCACAAACAGGAATATTAGCAAATTAGTTTCACGTTAGTTTCACTCTTCCCCCAAATCCTTAATAGATCAACTCACTGCATTCACAAAAtggtctgtggtttttaaaagcttttgtgttttcttatcTGGTTAGCAAACATTGTACACACAATAATAGATGCTATGTTGTCCGGAGCCATCTAAAAAGCCTAAACTgttttacattcatcaggtgattagacataataataatatgcgCTGTTATCGCTGTTCTAGTTGGTAATATGTTCTCACTTATTCTGTTGCCTCCAAGTGGCCAGAAAAATGAAGTAATACTCCTTTAAGAATTATTATGTAATATGTTAAGTAACAAAACATAagactttttcacttttctatAAAGGGGTACTTTCTCTGCAGTAGTATAACCTAGTGAGCTGGCAACCCACGCTTACCATCTGGTTACAGGCTAATGTGACTTTGCTTTCCAGAGCCAAATGTGAGCCAAGATTATTGGAATGAATAATGCACCAGTGGATGTCAATGTTTTGCAGGGTTTAGAGTGTGTAACTAAAATATTCATGAAGCAAAATGAACCAAAGGCTTAGTATTTTTCACCTGAATATGAAACCGCTCTGCGGAGGTATTAGTCATATCCCACaggtgtgaaaacacaaaaggcaACTAGCTGGTTGAGAAACAGCAGATTACGCTGTGTtcatcagaaataaaacagtgtcagtatatgaatgtaattttttctCCTGGCTACAGAGATTTCTATTAAACTCAAGTGGACACACTAAAGAGACTCTGAAACCATCATCGCATGTACTAGATTTTTTGGACACGTATCAGTCGACTTTCTATCCAAGTGTGGTCTTTCGAAGTGTTTGAGAATGACCTGTTGATATGCTGGTGATATCCGGCTATTtccattttaatgaaaatgcctttataaataaaaacaaattcatgTGCCAGGCATGTGGCacatggatttgtgtgtgtgtgtgtgtgtgtgtgtcataaaaTAATGACAGCGATTGTTTCACATGTAGGCTGGCAAGTATTTTACTGTTAGACCTCTGCATGTTTCAGTGTGGAAGTTCTGacctgtttccatggcaactcAGTTCATGTACTATATTAGAAATACAGTACAGTCATTTTATGCAATGTAATCTACTGCACATTATAAACAGACTGATGATTCTCATACATATTTACAGACCTTAGAGACACTTCTTAATTGGTTATCATGACCTGGAGCAAGAAATGTTATTATAATCCAAATCCAAAATTATGTCCTTGTTGTTATATTCAAAGACAACTCAAAATCCATGTTCTTCCAGAGCTCTCACATCCACCTCATTGATGCCCTGATGATGGCCTATACAGTGGAGATGATCAGCATAGAGAAGGTCGTGTCCAGTGTCAAGCGCTTTTCGAACTTCAGTGCCCCAAAGGAGCCGCCTTTTGACCTGGAAGATGCAATGGTCTTTTGGATCAACAAGGTAACAGCCAAACATTGATGTCACTGTTTGGATTTgttctttccttttgtcttcATTAACTTGCGGTATCTTTGTCGCTTCAGGTGAACATAAAGATGAGGGAGATCACAGAAAAGGAGCTGAAAATGAAGCAACATCTGCTGGAGCCATCCAGTCACCAGAAGGTAACAccctgtgtgtctctctgttttattgCATTGTCTCACGCTCTCTTTGTTGgtcactttgtctctttctctcactgtttcagaaaaaaaagcttcctcTTTGTTGAATAGTGTCTTTCTTTAGTAATGTTGTTGCCTTTGTCCATTGTCCCCCCCGGCTGTGATTTTATACTCAGGCATCTTGTACTCACTGGGTGCATTGGCTGCCAGGTGTGTAGGTTTTTATCATCAGATCTTGCTTGCATTGTGATCTGATGAGCACCTCACATCACCGCCTGATCACAGATTCATTCacgtttttttgtgttttgattgtggaCACCCAGGGGCTTTTGTTTACTATCCTATTTTGGAACTGCAGCTGCCTTAATGTTAGGGCTCTGGAGAAGGTAACCTTGGAAGTATGCTTAACATTACCATGGAGTTAGTTCGCTGTGGGCTACAATTTGAAAACTGTATTTGTTATTTTGCCTGTATTTGTACAAATTTTGGCAACTTGATGCTATCAGTATGCTGAATTAGTGATTAGCAATTCCTGCTTGCTGTGTAGCCATGGatatacataaacatatatatatagctgtcactggattactttgatcctgaagaaaactttaaaaagtgATAATGAGTTATAAGAAGGAtcttttttctgtgatttctaaGTGGATTTATGGATGTTTATTTGCGATGGATTGGATATGGTGATATCCTTGGGAAATGTAAGTCACGTTGAACCTAAAAATATGTCTCTGTTCAGTTCACCGTTTGAAAGCCTCTGCACTCTGCTGACTTGGCTTGGTTCCCATCATCCAGTTAGAAAAGCCATGTTGTTAACATAAAAGTGTATGCACAGAGTCTGTCAGTGGGTAATGGAGTTGAATTAGTCTGAAATAATGTGAGAACACAAAGTGAAATCATACTCAGCTTTAATTACAGTACATACAAACGGCTCAAGCTTTTTCttcatttgccttttttctGTAAATCTAGATATTCTTGACTCTTTCTGCCTTACCCTCTCCAGTTGTCTTTAAGATCAGATCTGTCTCCATGGTAACGGGGGATAATCTGATTCCTTGTCACTGTATCTGACCCATGACttgtctgctgcttttcctgtttgtgtccaccCCCCCCAAAATCCCCTCCTGCCTCTTGGATGCTAGTCTCCCTCCAAATGGTACTGGAAGCTTGTCCCTGTAAGTTCAACTGCTAGCagtctcctgtgtgtgtgagtgtatgtgtgtctgtttgaggtgtgtgtgtgtgtcagcgtgacATTGATCAGATAGCACGAAGTGGAGACAAACCAAAAATAATAGCTAATTCGATTGACAGCAAAAAGCCAGGCAtgaattaaaaccagttttacaGAGAGTACAGTGATGTACAAATACAGTGATCGATGATGTGCAGTGATGTACACTGAAGATGACACAGCGCCCCTCGGTGGCAACTGAGGAAACAGCAAGTTCATAACTATTCTTATGTTCTCTGCACATTTGCTTTTACGTTGCATGAAACCCTTTAGTCATTCCTTAAGTTTTCAGCTGAGCTTTCATCTCCATCAGCACCTTCCCTACCCCAAAACATCCACAATCCACTGCACcttcctgctctttctcttttgttgtcATCCAGCAAAGTGGCACTTGACAGGCACTTCTGACTCACTGTCACCATAAAGCAACATGTGTTGCTGGACTTGAGCCCAGTGTTTGAATGGCTCAGGTCCAGTCATCTACACACAGCTTTCCTCATTTCATTAACTTCCTCCCAatcatttctttcttccctcACCAGCCTGATATATTGCATGCTCTGGCCCACTGCTTATTGGAACCTGTGGAGTTCTCTCGCGTGGTAATGTACCCAccattcacagtttttttttttttcatcctgacCTTTACTTTGCccttttttaaatcatttatcacATCCACCTAGTCCCAAACCCACCTTAGTCTTATATCAGGTTCAGACTACATAATATCAGCCCAGAAAGAGCATCATCCGACTTTGCAAAGCTACATCTGACCTTTTCTGatacagataaataaatgcaatCAAGAGCTAGGTGTCATTTGCAGATAGATACTCTAAATATATGTTAATGAACATTTAGAATAATTAGTGATATGGAAAGAGATTTTCCTTCAAAAATAATGTGAGaaatggtgtgtttgtgtgtgacaagtGAGCATGTGACTCAGTGTTCTGATCAGATAAAATCGTGCTGTCTTTGTTAACTTGcgccctctctgtctgtgtaggTGCGATACCGCAGAGATCACCTGTCGGGTCGGACACTACAGCACTTCCCCCTGTTGGACGACTTGTTGAAGGATGTGTGTGACGGCACGGCTCTGCTGGCTGTTATCCACTTCTACTGTCCAGAACTCATTAGACTGGAAGGTGCGGTAACACTGGACGTCTAAATCCACTGAAGAAAGATAGAGATAGTTTCTACAATTCCACCACGCTGCTGCCTAAGGTTATATAATTCTTTAAAAGAACAgcctgacattttgggaaacacacttatatgctttcttgctgagagctGGATAATAGGATCgatatcactctcatgtctaGACTCATGTCTGGACACTGAATATGAAGCAAGAGCCAGGagactgttagcttagcttaaagacTGGGGGCAGTGGGAGCTTATTTCTTTAAGGTCTCTCTtgagaaaagactgaaaaggtCTTGATCTACCACTACCCTGTTGCAGTATTCAGTATTAGCTTGATAATATTGACCATTGTTGTCCCGCTCTGCGCAGATATCTGTCTGAAGGAGGTTCCTTCCATAACAGACAGTGTGTACAACATCCAGCTACTGAGGGAGTTTTCTAATGAGTACCTGAACAAGTGCTTCTACCTGAAGCCTGAGGACATGCTGTATTCTCCACCAGTACTGAAGGTAAGTCCAAGAAAACTTCACTGCCAGAAAATTCTTCAAACTCAGGCTCCAGTCACACTTTCTTATTATCCTGTTGACCTTGTTCTTGATCATTGTGTCTTGCAGATTAATGTGATGGTCTTCATTGCTGAGCTGTTCTGGTGGTTTGAGAGTGTGAAGCCAGACTTCGTACAACCCAGGGACCTTCAGGAAATCAGAGATGGTataacacacactgctgttttttttgtcatttactgAACTGCTTTTTAGCTCTTTTACACGATGCAGTGTCTTGTAATGGTTTCATTTCCCTTCTACAATTTTTGTAGTGAGATTGCTGCTGCAGCCGAAAGGTTCTCGACCCCATGCACCCATCTCCAGCGTCACCAAACGCAGTTTCCTGACATCGTCACACTCCGCTGACATCTTGACCACACCACTGAGCCCGGACCTCAGGTGATGTACAGGAACTTCgtttaacaacacacacacagttctacTTTCAACCCACAAATTTACTAATTAATGTGCTGTAGTTGTTTTTCACATCAGAGCTCTGACCTCAGGCCTAAACATAATTTTGTTCTTTctatatttgcatatttgtaGTTTAAGGGAATTGTATAATGTATTCCTACTACTCATACACTAATTAATATGGTCAAAGTCACAAGTAACAACCTCTACAAaaattaatgtaattttctAACTTTAGGACACGTTTTTGTGCCATTCCCTCAGTACATTACCACAATGCAAGTGTAATACAATAAAGGCCTCTGCAATTTACATACTATGGAAgtgatgggcttttttttttagaaaagctTGAACTGTataactttttttaattttatttcagcagcTAAATTCAAATTAGATTTAACTTTAAAACCCAAACCTCTCTGTCTTACAGCACTAAACCAAGTTCAACGAGCCCATCTCACTCTTTATTGCccctgagacagagacaacagaAGGTGCTTGAGGAGAGCACTTCaggtaatataaaaaaatatttactcagGCTCTGGTGCAGAGTTTGATCCCTAAAGTCACAAGAAAAGTTCTTCAAACTGAGAAAAGGGAGAGCGAACAAAGAGAGCGATTGATTGTTCTGTGGAGGTGATCTAAATGTACCTAAGGTGTGTTCTTGTATCTGTCCTTATTTGAATGTCCCCTTCTAACAAGGTATTACTTAAAGCATTTAACTGGAATGTTTGGAAttataacattttaattttatatgtTTAGCTTTTGAAATCACCCACTTGTGATGGTGCTTGTTTGAGAAGTCCTTTTTCTAATATGGACCATATTTTCCTTGCACAGAGCTGAGAGATAGGTCCAACTCTCTGACACGTTCAGATGGGCAGCAGCAGGGACCAGTACTGTCCTGGCCAGAGAGGAGGCCGAGGTGAGCAGTATGATTACAGCCTtcacaatttctgtttttataattCATTAGCTCATCTAAATTGTATCCCCCCCTCTTCCCTGCCCAGGCCTTTATCCCAGCCGGTGCCCTATGCCCTGCATTTTCCCATGGAGGACGACGCAGACAGTATCAGCCTTGCTCGCTCCATCAGCAAAGACAGCTTGGCCTCCAACATAATGAACATTACCCCTAAACACATGCTGGGGTCAGGCCCCCATCTGCCTCAGCACAGACTCAGTGGTCAAAGCCTGCTTAGTCACATGCGCatagaagatgaagaggaggaaatagaaGAGGAGGAACTGGTTGCTGTTATCCACCCTTATGCATTTTCTCGACATGGACCCGGGAGTGACATGGAACAGGATGAGCTGGAAATCCAGAGTGCAACCTCCAGCTCCAGAGTTTTGAATACTCGTTGCTCTCCTCGCCTTGACGCGGGTCCCTTTACTCCGGACCATCAAGCAGACAGCTACTATCTGGAGCCTTTGATGCCTGCCATCCCTAAACCAGCCAAAGAGAAGAGCATCAGCCTGAACAAGCAGGAGGAAAGTGGTGAGAGTCGCTGTAGAGCAGCAGGAGCTGCGAGGAAAGCCGCCACCAATGTCTCAACCACTTCACAGAGGAAAACCCCTGTGGCTGAGTCAAATAGGAATACCTTTACGCCCATACCTGTCGCGGAATCAGTGCCTAGCTCTCTCAGGCCACCCACAGAGGGGTCGATAGTCATCTCTCCATCTGAGAACAAACAGCCCCAAGGCTTTTTCCTTCATTTGTCGGGAGAGCCAGACCACCACAGTCTGGAGGCAGGGCATGACTCTGACTCAGACATTGCAGACcttgatgaagatgatgaggaggatgatCAGACGGAGCTGACTAGAGAAGTGGTCaagagaggaaagggaaaaTGCTTAGAAGAGGGGGACGTGTGCGAATTTGGAGAGGGTGAGTCAGTCAAGCTGAGAGAAGACTTGAAGGTGAGTGAGCGGGATGATAAGGAAGACAGCAGCGGCCGCTCAAGCCCTTGCCTCAGTACCATATCCTGGGCAAGCAGCTGCAGCGCTTCAGGCAGCGCCAGTGTCAAGATGACCAGCTTTGCAGAGAGAAAGCTCCTTAAACTTGGCCTCCGTGATGGATTTTCAAGCACCAGCAGCTCCCAGAAGACCACACCTGATGGCTCTGAGATTGCCCCCTGCCCCCCCTGGCAGTTGAGGAGTGACTGCACCTCCAGTTGGCTAGGCAAGGAGCCTGGTTCTGTGTTGGGGAATAATATGACGGGGAGTTCCCCAGTAGTGCCTTCAGAGTTGCTGCAACTTCACATGCAGCTGGAAGAGCAAAGACGTGCAATAGAGtatcagaagaagaagatggagaccCTGTCAGCACGGCAGAGACTAAAACTAGGGAAAGCTGCTTTCCTGAACATCGTAAAGAAGGGTGGAGGGAGGAGTGACACACTTCCTCTACCCCTGAAACACTCACAGGAATCCTCAGAACTAACAACTGCCGATAAAAATAAAGCGAAGATCCAGTCCTGCAGGGACGACTCCTGTCTTGATGCTCTGAAGGTTCAGGTGAAGGCCGATCAGCCAGAAGGGGGACAGATGAACAGAGACAACAGGTTGAACACCCGGTCTCAAGATTGTGGGGCTGAACCTGGTTTTAATGAGTGTTCCCGCTCCATAGATTTACTCAATGAAGCTATTAGTTCCattcagcagcagatgatgcaGCTCTCCTTGCAGCAAGATCTACTGATGAAGCAGAGTGTGGTCTCACCTCCAGAATTAGTAGAATCAGGCCCTAGCACAACCCCCAACACAACCCCCAACACGACACAAACAGCATCCTCTACCTCAGATTCCAGATCTTTTGCAGTCCACTTTGTAGATATCAGTGGCAGCAATTCTTTTCCTGCTCGCCGTCCTCCCAAGCTTAGCTCCAGCCAACGCAGCAAAGGCTCGGACAGAAAACAGGACAAGGAGAACAGCAAGATAGCCTCTATCAAGTCCAATACTCAGTCCCCAGAGGGCACACCCTCTCCCAAAGAAATTACTGgtggagatcaggagacagggaATATTGTGGAGAGCTCCAGGCCAGAGAGAAGCATTCAgagaaacaccaccttcagagTCCATGGTGGCATCGGAGAAGGAACTGGACGCTTTCCAGAAAAACCCCAGTCACAGGACCCACCAGTCACTTCCAGTACACCAGTATCTCCCTCACAGACTGCAGGACCACAAGAGATCAAAGCTGACAACTCAGGAAAAGACGCTTTGGGTGGAGATGAGAGCaccagggtcaaaggtcagctgatTGAGGTCGACCTGTCAGAGCTTAAGGATCCACTGGAGGATGGCAGTGCAGATGTTACAGACTGCACAGTAGAGAATGAGCAGAGGAATGTGTTGGGCTTCTTCTTTAAGGTAAAATTCAGATTAGCATTTTCACAGCGCTCCTATGTTTTTCAAGATAATCGTCTGAGAAGCATAGTTACTGAGTAATTATgactctttttttaatcttccagGATGATGAGAAAGCAGAGGATGAAATGGCGAAACGCCGTGCTGCCttcctcctcaaacagcagcGCAAAGCTGAAGAGGCGAGGCTAcgcaaacaacaacaagaagcCGAGGGGGAGCTCAAACGTGATGAGGCCAGGTACGGTTTCTTTTCACACGTACTCATTGTAAGGATAAGGAATTGTCAGGAAGGTTAGGGTATATTCTTGTCACGCAGTGAGATTCTGCCTGTGTTAACTCCGCCCTTTTCTTCAAGGCGTAAGGCAGAAGAGGAGCGTGTTCGtaaggaagaagaaaaggcGCGACGAGAGCTAATCAAGCAAGAATACCTGCGGAGAAAGCAGGAAGCGCTGATGGAAGAGCAGGGTCTGGTCAAGCCTCGCCCAAGACCTAAATCCCGCAGGAACAGACCCAAATCACTGCACCGGGAGGAGCCCAACAGCCTCTCCAAAGGATCCACCACGCGTAAGAACACCTTTAGTATCTTTAACAGCATACACTTTTTGTCCAGTGCACCATGTTGTCTTGTTACCATATTGACCGTTACCATATTGATTGTCTGTGCATTTTCACTGTAGTTcacttgtgtgtatttgttgtcaTGCTCtgcgtgtgtacatgtgtattgTGCAGGTAATGCTCTGAAGGTGTCCATGTTGATCAAAGCCCAGGGTTCAGCAGCAGACTGCAGGGGAGGTGAACCTTCTAACCTGCTCTGCATGATGTTATATCAGACCTACTGTACACATCCCataaaaacagtgcagtcaGCTATGGATCACATAAAAGAAagatcagtgttttcacagactAACCTATGAtccatttgttgttttgttgtcttgcCTTTTATGCAGATTTCTGTCCCTTGTTTGAATCGCAGGGTGTTAACCTGTTAGTATTTAGAGTAATTGTTATGGTAGTCTATTAATCAAGCcgtggacccaaaagcagacaggcaggaaggaaAGGATTTAACCAGTTTATTAGTAGCTCTTAGCAAACACAGGATCGGTCGATGAGACGAAAACGGGACGGAGAAGAGATTCCTGGGCGGCGGGAGAGAGTCGGCTGGAGCGGCGATGAATGGAGATGTGGGGGAAGGAACCGGGGGAAACGCGACAGATGACGGAACGAACTGGCGAGGAAGGACAGGAACGCCGAGCCTCTTATACTTCTAGAGCAGACTGATTGCGCCCAGGTGTGCGCAATCAGCCAGAGCCGGAGGCAGGAGTGGGGAGGAGCCGCCCAGGGATCtaccaacaaaaacacacaagcacacagagaggaaaacaaaaagagaaaacaaccaaaaaccccagaggcagccaAGCTGCCTCACAACAGTACCCCCCCCTCAACGACCGCCCCCAGGCGGTCCACCAGGTTTGTCAGGGTGGGCAGAATGGAAGTCCCTGATGAGTTGGGGGTCCAAGATGAGGGACTTGGATACCCAAGAGCGCTCCTCCGGGCCATAACCTT is a window of Toxotes jaculatrix isolate fToxJac2 chromosome 16, fToxJac2.pri, whole genome shotgun sequence DNA encoding:
- the camsap1a gene encoding calmodulin-regulated spectrin-associated protein 1a; the protein is MDVEVSAGRDSTRRRAAAADDEAGGGGGGGGGGMEAQVVPLELYDSARAKIDANLRWMFAKAYGIDNIPADLRDPFYTDQYEQEHIKPLIIRLLLSGELYCRVCGLILHAEQAASLQSHQSVIQALSRKGIYVLESDNTPVSDLDLSSAPIKMSSHIHLIDALMMAYTVEMISIEKVVSSVKRFSNFSAPKEPPFDLEDAMVFWINKVNIKMREITEKELKMKQHLLEPSSHQKSPSKWYWKLVPVRYRRDHLSGRTLQHFPLLDDLLKDVCDGTALLAVIHFYCPELIRLEDICLKEVPSITDSVYNIQLLREFSNEYLNKCFYLKPEDMLYSPPVLKINVMVFIAELFWWFESVKPDFVQPRDLQEIRDVRLLLQPKGSRPHAPISSVTKRSFLTSSHSADILTTPLSPDLSTKPSSTSPSHSLLPLRQRQQKVLEESTSELRDRSNSLTRSDGQQQGPVLSWPERRPRPLSQPVPYALHFPMEDDADSISLARSISKDSLASNIMNITPKHMLGSGPHLPQHRLSGQSLLSHMRIEDEEEEIEEEELVAVIHPYAFSRHGPGSDMEQDELEIQSATSSSRVLNTRCSPRLDAGPFTPDHQADSYYLEPLMPAIPKPAKEKSISLNKQEESGESRCRAAGAARKAATNVSTTSQRKTPVAESNRNTFTPIPVAESVPSSLRPPTEGSIVISPSENKQPQGFFLHLSGEPDHHSLEAGHDSDSDIADLDEDDEEDDQTELTREVVKRGKGKCLEEGDVCEFGEGESVKLREDLKVSERDDKEDSSGRSSPCLSTISWASSCSASGSASVKMTSFAERKLLKLGLRDGFSSTSSSQKTTPDGSEIAPCPPWQLRSDCTSSWLGKEPGSVLGNNMTGSSPVVPSELLQLHMQLEEQRRAIEYQKKKMETLSARQRLKLGKAAFLNIVKKGGGRSDTLPLPLKHSQESSELTTADKNKAKIQSCRDDSCLDALKVQVKADQPEGGQMNRDNRLNTRSQDCGAEPGFNECSRSIDLLNEAISSIQQQMMQLSLQQDLLMKQSVVSPPELVESGPSTTPNTTPNTTQTASSTSDSRSFAVHFVDISGSNSFPARRPPKLSSSQRSKGSDRKQDKENSKIASIKSNTQSPEGTPSPKEITGGDQETGNIVESSRPERSIQRNTTFRVHGGIGEGTGRFPEKPQSQDPPVTSSTPVSPSQTAGPQEIKADNSGKDALGGDESTRVKGQLIEVDLSELKDPLEDGSADVTDCTVENEQRNVLGFFFKDDEKAEDEMAKRRAAFLLKQQRKAEEARLRKQQQEAEGELKRDEARRKAEEERVRKEEEKARRELIKQEYLRRKQEALMEEQGLVKPRPRPKSRRNRPKSLHREEPNSLSKGSTTRNALKVSMLIKAQGSAADCRGADLSCSHRGSTLSLATEADSVISGGAESQRAGSVCSMESFPMLSRASSRNMERDWENGSIASSITSTEYNGPKLFKEPSSKSNKPIIINAIAHCCLAGKVNETQKNVVLEELEKCESNHLIILFRDGGCQFRAIYSYSPDTEEIIKFTGTGPRTISRKMIDKLYKYSSDRKQFTVIPAKSVSVSVDALTIHNHLWQVKRPGSARRK